From the genome of Solanum pennellii chromosome 6, SPENNV200:
tatggattttatttttttaacataagcTTAGTATTCAGCGACAAAAATTATGTTTGAAAGCAAAAAAGTAAAAAGCTAATTTCAAACGTAACATAACTTaggaataaattaatatatcaaatcaaacataAACAAAGTTAAGTttgagattattatttttatcctaTGATCAAACGTTTTCTAACTTGGAATTCCATTAGACAATGTGTTACGTTAACAATGTTACCATAATAATCAGATTCCTAGTTATCctataaattttaatcaaagCAGGCCGGCCGTATATATATTGACATAAATAATCTTTATTTGGTCaaaatttattagtattattcaAGCTAATCTTCCCTTTCTAAAATGCGTGAACTAGTCATTAACAATAGTAGAAAGTAAAATTCTGGAGATCTTGTTATGTACCctgataataattaatattatttaaattttaatctcTTGCAAAAGAAGGGGAggaattagtattttttttaaaaaaaaaattgaaaagcaaAAAAACACTTCTGTAGTAGTTTTTGGATTTCGAGAGtcaaaaaaagaagtttttgactgtaaattttattattcagaAAGATTAAAAggtttcatatataaatttatggaCTCTGTAAATTAAAACTTTCGAACGGtagacaaagaaaataatttttttttgaggggGGAGGGGGAGGAGGGTTGTGAACAAAAACGTCTgagtattttatatttaaagtttaaaccaattctttttattaattataaagttgTAAGTCTTTCAAATATCTTTCACTTCAAAGCGCATTAAGTTAATTAGCTAGcttcttttttctaaaaaaaaattaaacaaggGAGACGTACAATGTATTAGTGGGGATTAGAGACTTTGAGATTTGCATTATTCTGATCTTAGATCAGCTAATTAATTGCTGACAAAGCTATATTAAATTAGTACATATATCTTTTTTGTTTGCTTTGCTTTGGTGCCTATCTCTTGTATATTATACTAGTTtactataaataatttaaaacaagaTGGTGGTGGCTGCTATAATTAACAATATTGACTGGCAAACATGAATTAGGAACTTGTTATTTTCAACTTAATTACGCCCTGTTTTTATATATCTTCCTTAATTTAACTTCTCTCTTAGCAATAGTGATTCAGCCATCATGTGAACTAATTAATCAGATTGggatttctttatttctttcttttactcAACATATATAAATCTGGTCAAACttataattaagtaattttgtCATACTCCTAATCTAATGTACCGTTTAAGTTGTACAAAGCATGTGATTTTAGTTTTAGCTTCGGCTTAATATGTTAGTCATGTCATCAAATACGGTGAATAGTGAGATCCCATCCTTGGCTAAGCCTTGAAAATCGTAATTCATTGTGCTTTTCAAATCCTCTTTGCTATTATTCTTACGATTCGATTTCTTCTATcctacaaattaaaaataaaaaccatagtgtatatgtatatatacattttgATTTTTGAGCTTCCTTTATTCTATTTAGAAATTCACATGCAAGATATTTGATCCTGTTGTATTGCGATTTGTAGGACAGGATGTGAATAATTCATTTTTCCGATATATGCatgtatacatattttatatatcaggAGAATAATATGATAGATCATACTGAATTAAAATAGGatgtaaaaaattgttaatGTAGGAGCATTATGATTTAAGGTTGTAGAGGAAATGAGATCTCTGGCATGTCTTCttacaatttgaattttaaaaaattatttttttttagatctttaatgtaaaaaataaagatgatcGTCATATCTTGCTCGTCTCTTATACAacttaaatagaaaaaagtaaTCTTTTTGatatcttatatataaaataatgattatCTCTGATAAAAAGGTCGTAAAActaaccaaaaagaaaaaagtttgcAAGTAACCATTtcttccacttttttttttgtcccaCAAAAGTACTCTATGTTTACTAATTTTTTGTAACAGTCTAAAaatgcataatacataaatatgccctttatcTTGGTTTCGaattacatttatgcccttcaactttgggtgtgcacaagtagacacttaaacttgtataaagttgaacaaatagacacacatgtcctacatgtctccctacatgtcattttttgtcctacgtgttgtcctacgtgtattgtgtcatgtaggactcatgtgtttacttatttaaaagttggatagttaaagtgcttgtttgtgcattatgaaagttgaaggtcaaagttaaaatttgaagtctagtttaggatctaatatatgtattatgccgtCTAAAAATGAGTTCAAATTATAGAAatggacaaaaaaaaaaagaaggaacaGAAAAGGAAAATGCCTCTCCATTTCATCATGTACATCACATTCACCTCTCcccaaaaaatattcaaaaaataataaagattttGTGTCTTGACTATGGagccaaaagaaaaagaagtagcTTTTGAATAAAgagatatgtaatttttttattttttttaatcttttctttttatattcattttttttactcaaaacttaaaagtagCATGAATACAATAGTTAGAAAATCTTTTACTTAGTTCATGACATTTGGGCCTGGGCTTCAAATAAATGGGCCAAAGATTGGGCTTTTCTAACAGAGGAAGACTTCAACACTTGAGCTTCTAATGGAGAGACAGAGTGGACATGCTTGTACCACAGCGTCACAATCTGTGCACACACACAAATGCCGGCACGGCAAAAGCACCACCGACGCAACTCGCTTCCGGCATGCCTTGCAACTCGGACCGGTTGTCTCCACCACTCGGTCTGGATCGATGTAAGCCGATTCAGCATCCTCAGCTTCGCCGGCGCCGGCGATGTCTCCGTCTGGGAGGTTCGCATTGCACCCTCCGCCGTTCATCATCGCCTGCTGCAGCTGTGCCTGTAGCGTTGCTGCGGTGAATTCCTCCGCTCTAGCCCTTGCCTGCCAGGCTTGCGCCTCTGCACTCAGCTGCGCTGCACGCGCCTCTAGCTCGGCGTTGCGCCGAAACGCTTTTCCAACCTCGGCTTCCTTTTCCTTCAGCTGCCGTGCCATTGATTCCTCGGCGGTTTCAATCAGAGCACGATAGTGTGTTCGCCTTTTATCCTCTAATGTCCGTCTTAATTGTTCTCTCTGTTAATACCAAACAGAAGTATTATTCATTGAAATACAACCTAACAAATTAAAAAGCCCTAAATTCGCTATACCTGAACATGGAGGAATTGTTCAATTTCATCGCGGTGTTGTTTGATAATAGTAGACATATCTTCTGTGAATATGGAATAGAAAGCTGATGATTGAGAAGATTGAGGAGAAAGAGAGTGTTGGTTTTGTTGTTGCTGCTTCTGATACTGTTGATGTAACTGGTGTTGCTGATTCTGGTGTTGTAACTGTTCTCCAGAAGCTAAACGGAGGCCGGTGGAGACAACATTTGGATTTGTATGAAGCTGAGTGAGGTCAATCAGCTGCGGCTGAGATTGCATTGACGGATTCATTGCAGTGGTGGTGCTaacttctcttcttctcttacACGGATGATGAGAAGAGCCAGCTGCCATAGCCAAAAACAAGGTTATTCCTCCTCTGTAGGAACCCATCCATTCAATTAGTATAAGAATAGTTTGGATTTGTTTTTACCTCCTGGATTGAATCGCATTTGTGTGTGATCAAGAATTGATCCTCCAGCAGGTTGAGGTTGCAACGAATATTCATCGTTGCCAATTGGGTTCTTTCGTTCTTGCACAGCTCTGCAGTCAATGAAAAACCTTCATTAAGTAAGTTACTAGTAAtgacaaaaagaaagaagataaatTTGAGAAGTTTACCACCTGTTAAAGAGGTGAACATTAGATGGATATTGAGCTTGAACAGCCATTGAAGAATGATCAAACACAAGAAAGCTgggtgtgtgtgtatatatatagaagGAAGGGATTTTGATTGGTAAAAGAGAGTGGTGAGGAAGGGAAGGCCTAATTAAGCGCAAACACATAAACAGCATGAATGAGAAGAAGATGCCCCAAACTATGGAAATACCAACAAGTATTCAAAGACTTTATTTGATTCTTGATAGAGAGAAAAGAATGaatctttcttcttttatgTTGGAGAAGAAGAAGCCAACCTTTAACCCATCAAGAACACCAACATGACCATGTTTCCACCTAAgaaactcatcttttttttaaaaaaaaaaaatgttttagtaGTAGCTTAACACCTAATAAATGGTTTTATGGGAGAGAGAAGGAGATGCGATCAAAACGAATGAGTCCAAATGGGAGAGGGAGAGCTCCTCTTATTGTGGTTCCTTCTTCTTTCGCGTGggctttgtttttttcttttctttcaacacgGCAAGAGGGACTCTCGTGTTTCTCATCAATCCCCCCTCCTTTTTCTAATCCTAATATTACTCATCTTTTCCTCCCAATATTTGTCCTATTTTTCTATCACCCATACACTACCCTACTTGTATTACCTTACATGTactatttattgttttataacAATGGACACACATCCTTGTAATTGAGGATTTTAATTAAGTAGATAAGATATACGTATAGTCCATCAACATTATATCTTTCaactttgaatttatataaatagatatTTGAAATTGTgtaaaaattgaacaaaaagaCACTATTCAGGTTTAATTAAAGGACATaaatgaagtcaagttaaaAAACACGTTTATGTATTGTACGTGCGGTGTATTGTTGGGCGTGGAGAAGGTTAGGCGCTGCCGTAGGGATTGTTGTGTATGGAGCATGGCCCATGCATCCTCGCCACCtctctatttttaattaataaataataataagattaaaaaaaaatcaattcaggTTATTACCTCTTCTACCATctcaattaatttgaaatcataTCAAGACCCGATCAAGAAGGAAGCACCTTTTATAAaaggaattttaaaaattttcatttaaattcgagatttttaataaaaaagattttttttttaatttcttatccTCTCTTACTAAAATACTCA
Proteins encoded in this window:
- the LOC107023755 gene encoding BOI-related E3 ubiquitin-protein ligase 1-like, encoding MLFMCLRLIRPSLPHHSLLPIKIPSFYIYTHTPSFLVFDHSSMAVQAQYPSNVHLFNRAVQERKNPIGNDEYSLQPQPAGGSILDHTQMRFNPGAGSSHHPCKRRREVSTTTAMNPSMQSQPQLIDLTQLHTNPNVVSTGLRLASGEQLQHQNQQHQLHQQYQKQQQQNQHSLSPQSSQSSAFYSIFTEDMSTIIKQHRDEIEQFLHVQREQLRRTLEDKRRTHYRALIETAEESMARQLKEKEAEVGKAFRRNAELEARAAQLSAEAQAWQARARAEEFTAATLQAQLQQAMMNGGGCNANLPDGDIAGAGEAEDAESAYIDPDRVVETTGPSCKACRKRVASVVLLPCRHLCVCTDCDAVVQACPLCLSIRSSSVEVFLC